A window from Sus scrofa isolate TJ Tabasco breed Duroc chromosome 2, Sscrofa11.1, whole genome shotgun sequence encodes these proteins:
- the LTBP3 gene encoding latent-transforming growth factor beta-binding protein 3 isoform X1, which produces MPGPRGAAGGLAPEMRGAGAGAGAAGLLALLLPLLLGPGGGAEGGPAGERSAGGGGALARERFKVVFAPVICKRTCLKGQCRDSCQQGSNMTLIGENGHSTDTLTGSGFRVVVCPLPCMNGGQCSSRNQCLCPPDFTGRFCQVPAGGAGGGTGGSGPGLGRAGSLSTGALPPLAPDGESVASKHAIYAVQVIADPPGPGEGPPAQHAAFLVPLGPGQISAEVQAPPPVVNVRVHHPPEASVQVHRIEGPNAEGPAPSQHLLPHPKPQHPRPPTQKPLGRCFQDTLPKQPCGSNPLPGLTKQEDCCGSIGTAWGQSKCHKCPQLQYTGVQKPGPVRGEVGADCPQGYKRLNSTHCQDINECAMPGMCRHGDCLNNPGSYRCVCPPGHSLGPSRTQCIADKPEEKSLCFRLVSPEHQCQHPLTTRLTRQLCCCSVGKAWGARCQRCPADGTAAFKEICPAGKGYHILTSHQTLTIQGESDFSLFLHPDGPPKPQQLPESPSRAPPPEDTEEERGVSTDSPVVEEHSAQQSHPTVTTSPARPYPELISRPSPPRFLPDLPPSRSAVEIAPTQVTETDECRLNQNICGHGECVPGPSDYSCHCNPGYRSHPQHRYCVDVNECEAEPCGAGRGICMNTGGSYNCHCNRGYRLHVGAGGRSCVDLNECSKPHLCGDGGFCINFPGHYKCNCYPGYRLKASRPPVCEDIDECRDPSSCPDSKCENKPGSFKCIACPPGYRSQGGGACRDVNECAEGNPCSPGWCENLPGSFRCTCAQGYAPSPDGRSCLDVDECEAGDVCDNGICNNTPGSFQCQCLSGYHLSRDRSRCEDIDECDFPAACIGGDCINTNGSYRCLCPQGHRLVGGRKCQDIDECSQDPGLCLPHGACENLQGSYVCICDEGFTPTQDQHGCEEVEQPHHKKECYLNFDDTVFCDSVLATNVTQQECCCSLGAGWGDHCEIYPCPVYSSAEFHSLCPDGKGYTQDNNIVNYGIPAHRDIDECILFGAEICKEGKCVNTQPGYECYCKQGFYYDGNLLECVDVDECLDESNCRNGVCENTRGGYRCACTPPAEYSPAQRQCLSPEEMDVDECQDPTACRHGRCVNLPGSYRCECRPPWVPGPSGRDCQLPESPADRAPERRDVCWSQRGEDGMCAVPVSGPALTFDDCCCRQGRGWGAQCRPCPPRGAGSQCPTSQSESNSFWDTSPLLLGKPPREEDSSEEDSDECRCVSGRCVPRPGGAVCECPGGFQLDASRARCVDIDECRELNQRGLLCKSERCVNTSGSFRCVCKAGFARSRPHGACVPQRRR; this is translated from the exons ATGCCCGGGCCCCGTGGGGCTGCTGGAGGCCTGGCCCCTGAGatgcgcggggcgggggcgggggcgggggcggcggggctgCTGGcactgctgctgccgctgctgctgggCCCGGGCGGCGGGGCCGAGGGGGGGCCGGCGGGCGAGAGGAGcgctggcgggggcggggcgctgGCCCGCGAGCGCTTCAAGGTGGTCTTTGCGCCCGTCATCTGCAAGCGGACCTGTCTCAAGGGCCAGTGTCGGGACAGTTGTCAGCAGGGCTCCAACATGACGCTCATCGGAGAGAACGGCCACAGCACCGATACCCTCACGGGCTCCGGCTTCCGCGTGG tGGTGTGCCCTCTGCCCTGCATGAACGGCGGCCAGTGCTCCTCCCGAAACCAGTGTCTGTGTCCCCCGGACTTCACCGGTCGCTTCTGCCAGGTGCCTGCCGGAGGAGCTGGTGGGGGCACCGGCGGCTCAGGCCCTGGGCTTGGCCGGGCCGGGTCCCTGTCCACAGGCGCGCTGCCGCCCCTGGCTCCGGATGGCGAGTCTGTGGCCAGCAAGCACGCCATCTACGCGGTCCAGGTGATTGCTGATCCGCCGGGGCCCGGGGAGGGACCCCCTGCCCAGCACGCGGCCTTCCTGGTGCCCCTCGGACCAGGACAGATCTCAGCGGAAG TGCAGGCCCCGCCCCCTGTGGTGAACGTGCGGGTCCACCACCCGCCCGAGGCCTCCGTCCAGGTGCACCGCATCGAGGGCCCCAACGCCGAGGGCCCGGCCCCCTCCCAGCACCTGCTGCCGCACCCCAAGCCCCAGCACCCCCGGCCGCCCACCCAGAAGCCCCTGGGCCGCTGCTTCCAGGACACACTGCCCAAGCAGCCC TGTGGCAGCAATCCCCTCCCGGGCCTCACCAAGCAGGAAGACTGCTGTGGAAGCATCGGCACTGCCTGGGGCCAGAGCAAGTGCCACAAGTGCCCCCAGCTGCAGT ACACAGGGGTGCAGAAGCCAGGGCCTGTACGTGGGGAGGTGGGCGCTGACTGCCCCCAGGGCTACAAGAGGCTGAACAGCACCCACTGCCAGG ACATCAACGAGTGCGCGATGCCAGGCATGTGCCGCCATGGTGACTGCCTCAACAACCCTGGTTCCTATCGCTGTGTCTGCCCACCTGGCCATAGCTTGGGGCCCTCCCGCACACAATGCATTG CAGACAAGCCGGAGGAGAAGAGCTTGTGTTTCCGCCTGGTGAGCCCTGAGCACCAGTGCCAGCACCCGCTGACCACACGCCTCACCCGCCAGCTCTGCTGCTGCAGCGTGGGCAAGGCCTGGGGTGCCAGGTGCCAGCGCTGCCCGGCTGATGGCACTG CTGCCTTCAAGGAGATCTGCCCAGCTGGGAAGGGGTACCACATCCTCACCTCCCACCAGACGCTCACCATTCAGGGCGAGAGTGACTTTTCCCTTTTCCTGCACCCTGATGGGCCACCCAAGCCCCAGCAGCTCCCTGAGAGCCCCAGCCGGGCACCACCACCTGAggacacagaggaagagagag GGGTGAGCACAGACTCA CCAGTGGTTGAAGAGCACTCAGCGCAGCAGAGCCACCCGACTGTCACCACATCTCCTGCCCGGCCCTACCCTG AGCTGATCTCCCGGCCCTCGCCGCCCCGGTTCCTGCCCGACTTGCCCCCATCCCGCAGTGCGGTAGAGATCGCCCCTACTCAGGTCACAG AGACAGACGAGTGCCGATTGAACCAGAACATTTGTGGCCATGGAGAGTGCGTCCCGGGCCCCTCGGACTATTCCTGCCATTGCAACCCAGGTTACCGGTCGCACCCGCAGCACCGCTACTGTGTGG ATGTAAACGAGTGCGAGGCGGAGCCGTGCGGCGCCGGGAGGGGCATCTGCATGAACACCGGTGGCTCCTACAACTGCCACTGCAACCGCGGTTACCGCCTGCACGTCGGCGCCGGGGGGCGCTCGTGCGTGG ACCTGAACGAGTgctccaagccccatctgtgcgGCGACGGCGGCTTCTGCATCAACTTTCCCGGTCACTACAAGTGCAACTGTTACCCCGGCTACCGGCTCAAAGCCTCCCGACCGCCCGTGTGCGAAG ACATCGACGAGTGCCGAGATCCTAGCTCCTGCCCGGATAGCAAATGCGAGAACAAACCTGGGAGCTTCAAGTGCATTGCCTGTCCTCCCGGCTACCGCAGCCAGGGGGGCGGAGCTTGCCGCG ACGTGAATGAGTGCGCCGAGGGCAACCCCTGTTCGCCCGGCTGGTGCGAGAATCTCCCAGGCTCCTTCCGCTGCACGTGCGCCCAGGGCTACGCGCCCTCCCCGGACGGCCGCAGTTGCCTGG ATGTAGACGAGTGTGAGGCTGGGGACGTGTGTGACAATGGCATCTGCAACAACACGCCGGGCTCCTTCCAGTGTCAGTGCCTCTCTGGCTACCATCTATCAAGGGACCGGAGCCGCTGCGAGG ACATTGATGAGTGCGACTTCCCCGCAGCCTGCATTGGGGGCGACTGCATCAACACCAATGGCTCCTACCGATGTCTCTGCCCCCAGGGGCATCGGCTGGTAGGCGGCAGGAAGTGCCAAG ACATAGATGAATGCAGCCAGGACCCAGGCCTGTGCCTTCCCCACGGGGCCTGCGAGAACCTGCAGGGCTCCTACGTTTGCATCTGCGATGAGGGCTTCACGCCCACCCAGGACCAGCACGGCTGTGAGG agGTGGAGCAGCCCCACCACAAGAAGGAGTGCTACCTTAACTTCGACGACACCGTGTTCTGCGATAGTGTACTGGCCACCAATGTCACCCAGCAGGAGTGCTGCTGCTCGCTGGGGGCTGGTTGGGGAGACCACTGCGAGATCTACCCCTGCCCAGTCTACAGCTCAG CTGAGTTCCACAGCCTCTGCCCCGACGGGAAGGGCTACACCCAGGACAACAATATCGTCAACTATGGCATCCCGGCCCACCGTG ACATCGACGAATGCATATTGTTTGGGGCGGAGATCTGCAAGGAGGGCAAGTGCGTGAATACGCAGCCCGGCTACGAGTGCTATTGCAAACAAGGCTTCTACTACGACGGGAACCTGCTGGAATGCGTGG ACGTGGATGAGTGCTTGGACGAGTCTAACTGCCGGAACGGAGTGTGTGAGAACACGCGCGGTGGCTACCGCTGCGCCTGCACGCCCCCGGCCGAGTACAGCCCCGCGCAGCGGCAGTGTCTGAGCCCAGAGGAGATGG ACGTGGACGAATGCCAGGACCCCACAGCCTGCCGCCACGGCCGCTGCGTCAACCTGCCGGGCTCTTATCGCTGCGAGTGCCGCCCGCCCTGGGTACCTGGGCCCTCAGGCCGCGACTGCCAGCTCCCCGAAAGCCCGGCCG ACCGTGCCCCGGAGCGGCGGGACGTGTGCTGGAGCCAGCGCGGAGAGGATGGCATGTGTGCGGTCCCCGTGTCTGGGCCCGCCCTCACCTTCGACGACTGCTGCTGTCGCCAGGGCCGAGGATGGGGAGCCCAGTGCCGCCCGTGCCCGCCGCGCGGCGCCG GGTCCCAGTGCCCGACGTCACAGAGTGAGAGCAATTCCTTCTGGGACACGAGCCCCCTGCTGCTGGGGAAGCCCCCGCGAG AAGAGGACAGCTCCGAGGAGGATTCAGACGAGTGCCGCTGCGTGAGCGGCCGCTGTGTGCCGCGACCGGGCGGAGCGGTGTGCGAGTGTCCTGGCGGCTTCCAGCTGGACGCCTCCCGCGCGCGCTGTGTCG ACATCGATGAGTGCAGAGAGCTGAACCAGCGCGGGCTACTGTGTAAGAGCGAGCGCTGCGTGAACACGAGCGGTTCCTTCCGCTGCGTCTGCAAAGCTGGCTTCGCGCGCAGCCGCCCGCATGGAGCCTGCGTGCCCCAGCGCCGCCGCTGA